The proteins below are encoded in one region of Rhinolophus sinicus isolate RSC01 linkage group LG07, ASM3656204v1, whole genome shotgun sequence:
- the PALM3 gene encoding paralemmin-3 isoform X1, with protein MALQSQVWSPATPMPMAESSLYRQRLEVIAEKLRLQEEIRAARGELEEEKLRVERLKRKSLRERWLMDGAPEGSEGPEDPASQDPQSPEGQAQARIRNLEDSLFTLQSQLQLLQSASTGAQHKPSGRPTWRRQGHRPLSQPAVEAGTTGQTDLKRASLPAESGTSPESPSEPRDEVVGVPPLRRVPGPAGGSLEANGPCPRPSPPPEQQSQGMTASEVRVDEAKEEGMVKVVWKGLRATEDCAMGPTGPELEAKVEEMVLEAIGDRPEADHPELPSWVKTDRGIVEVVWEGVGGKDSNDAEAMGEVGTGLEAVQTSSPRLQEGLEGAGSGEVERAPRGSPDGYGQGGSAREEGSFIWVERVTLSEEWEELLVEGLEGPRVPGREGGDESLLGAEREGGEETWEVERRQAEESMGTGKNGSEEKARAQWEGVEMLLVVERKGSEEPLKPERRGKEKVETDPEGGEEPLSAESKEAEEPLRAERERSEEPLRVEQSGGEAKLEAEKEVEEPLGIESKEVEGSLRAEKERGEEKLSVEEKEVEEPLVVEKKDEERLEAIEEPLGTDRKEGEGSLMVERTRDEEPLEGEKKEDEESLKAEKTGSEEPLEAEKTQGIKEDVSPEEERESGGGKECEAEEVSDVEVPLGAKEEPQPEEEGPQPQEKQEGSLEEEAVKPQPPAEGQDPSGDATPLLAETPAPEQPAECQPLLPVERPKANPSARPMPTYAPAQQPQPPAPPEGEEASGPKQKTCQCCAVM; from the exons ATGGCCTTGCAGAGCCAGGTGTGGTCTCCGGCCACACCCAT GCCCATGGCCGAGAGCTCCCTCTACCGGCAGCGACTAGAGGTCATCGCG GAGAAGCTGCGGCTGCAGGAGGAGATCCGCGCAGCACGCggggagctggaggaggagaaacTCCGCGTGGAGCGGCTCAAG AGGAAGTCTCTCCGGGAGCGGTGGCTAATGGACGGGGCACCTGAGGGGTCTGAGGGACCCGAGGATCCCGCCTCCCAGGACCCTCAGTCCCCCGAGGGACAGGCACAGGCCCGCATCCGGAACCTCGAAGACAGCTTGTTCAC ACTCCAATCCCAGCTGCAGCTGTTGCAAAGTGCGTCCACAGGTGCCCAGCACAAGCCCTCAGGCAGGCCCACCTGGCGCAGACAG GGTCATCGTCCGCTCTCCCAGCCCGCTGTGGAGGCAGGTACTACAG GCCAGACTGATCTGAAGAGAGCCTCCTTGCCAGCTGAATCGGGCACGTCCCCAGAGTCCCCCTCTGAGCCCAGAGATGAGGTTGTTGGGGTTCCACCCCTGAGGCGGGTCCCCGGGCCAGCTGGGGGCTCCTTAGAAGCCAACGGCCCCTGCCCCAGACCCAGCCCCCCTCCAGAGCAGCAGAGTCAGGGGATGACAGCATCTGAGGTGAGGGTGGATGAGGCCAAAGAAGAGGGCATGGTGAAGGTGGTGTGGAAGGGGCTGCGGGCCACAGAGGACTGTGCCATGGGACCCACAGGCCCTGAGCTGGAGGCTAAGGTGGAAGAGATGGTGCTGGAGGCCATTGGGGACAGGCCGGAAGCTGACCACCCAGAGCTCCCATCCTGGGTGAAGACAGACAGGGGAATCGTGGAGGTGGTCTGGGAAGGAGTGGGAGGCAAGGATAGCAATGACGCAGAGGCCATGGGGGAGGTGGGTACAGGCCTGGAGGCTGTGCAGACCAGCTCACCTAGACTCCAGGAGGGACTAGAGGGAGCAGGTTCTGGAGAAGTGGAAAGGGCCCCCAGGGGCAGCCCTGATGGCTATGGTCAGGGGGGCTCTGCAAGAGAGGAGGGGTCCTTCATTTGGGTGGAAAGAGTGACCCTCAGCGAGGAATGGGAGGAGCTGCTGGTGGAGGGCTTGGAAGGGCCAAGGGTgccggggagggagggaggagatgagagtctactgggagcagagagggagggaggagaggaaaccTGGGAGGTAGAGAGGAGACAGGCAGAGGAATCAATGGGCACTGGGAAGAACGGAAGTGAGGAAAAGGCGAGGGCACAGTGGGAAGGAGTGGAGATGTTGCTAGTggtggagaggaaaggaagtgagGAACCCTTGAAGCCAGAGAGGCGAGGTAAGGAAAAAGTGGAGACAGATCCGGAAGGCGGTGAGGAACCATTGTCAGCAGAAAGCAAGGAAGCTGAGGAGCCTTTGAgggcagagagggaaagaagtGAGGAGCCATTGAGAGTAGAGCAAAGTGGAGGTGAGGCAAagctggaggcagagaaggaagttGAGGAACCATTGGGAATAGAAAGCAAGGAAGTTGAGGGATCATTgagggcagagaaggaaagaggtgaGGAAAAGCTCAGTGTGGAAGAGAAGGAAGTTGAGGAACCATTGGTAGTagagaagaaagatgaagaaaggcTAGAGGCAATTGAAGAACCATTGGGGACAGACAGAAAGGAAGGTGAGGGATCACTAATGGTAGAGAGAACAAGAGATGAGGAGCCattggaaggagagaaaaaagaagatgaGGAATCACTGaaggcagagaaaacaggaagTGAAGAGCCATTGGAGGCAGAGAAGACCCAAGGGATCAAGGAAGATGTGAgtccagaagaggagagagagtcaggaggagggaaggaatgtGAGGCAGAGGAGGTGAGTGACGTAGAGGTTCCCCTGGGGGCCAAGGAAGAGCCACAGCCAGAGGAGGAAGGACCACAGCCCCAGGAGAAACAagaaggctccctggaggaggaagCAGTGAAGCCCCAACCCCCTGCTGAGGGCCAGGACCCCTCCGGGGATGCCACGCCCCTCCTGGCAGAGACCCCAGCTCCTGAGCAGCCTGCCGAGTGCCAGCCATTACTTCCAGTGGAGCGGCCCAAGGCCAACCCCAGTGCCCGCCCTATGCCCACCTATGCACCTGCCCAGCAGCCCCAGCCACCTGCTCCTCCTGAGGGCGAAGAGGCGAGTGGCCCTAAGCAAAAAACGTGCCAGTGTTGTGCGGTGATGTGA
- the PALM3 gene encoding paralemmin-3 isoform X2, translating into MDGAPEGSEGPEDPASQDPQSPEGQAQARIRNLEDSLFTLQSQLQLLQSASTGAQHKPSGRPTWRRQGHRPLSQPAVEAGTTGQTDLKRASLPAESGTSPESPSEPRDEVVGVPPLRRVPGPAGGSLEANGPCPRPSPPPEQQSQGMTASEVRVDEAKEEGMVKVVWKGLRATEDCAMGPTGPELEAKVEEMVLEAIGDRPEADHPELPSWVKTDRGIVEVVWEGVGGKDSNDAEAMGEVGTGLEAVQTSSPRLQEGLEGAGSGEVERAPRGSPDGYGQGGSAREEGSFIWVERVTLSEEWEELLVEGLEGPRVPGREGGDESLLGAEREGGEETWEVERRQAEESMGTGKNGSEEKARAQWEGVEMLLVVERKGSEEPLKPERRGKEKVETDPEGGEEPLSAESKEAEEPLRAERERSEEPLRVEQSGGEAKLEAEKEVEEPLGIESKEVEGSLRAEKERGEEKLSVEEKEVEEPLVVEKKDEERLEAIEEPLGTDRKEGEGSLMVERTRDEEPLEGEKKEDEESLKAEKTGSEEPLEAEKTQGIKEDVSPEEERESGGGKECEAEEVSDVEVPLGAKEEPQPEEEGPQPQEKQEGSLEEEAVKPQPPAEGQDPSGDATPLLAETPAPEQPAECQPLLPVERPKANPSARPMPTYAPAQQPQPPAPPEGEEASGPKQKTCQCCAVM; encoded by the exons ATGGACGGGGCACCTGAGGGGTCTGAGGGACCCGAGGATCCCGCCTCCCAGGACCCTCAGTCCCCCGAGGGACAGGCACAGGCCCGCATCCGGAACCTCGAAGACAGCTTGTTCAC ACTCCAATCCCAGCTGCAGCTGTTGCAAAGTGCGTCCACAGGTGCCCAGCACAAGCCCTCAGGCAGGCCCACCTGGCGCAGACAG GGTCATCGTCCGCTCTCCCAGCCCGCTGTGGAGGCAGGTACTACAG GCCAGACTGATCTGAAGAGAGCCTCCTTGCCAGCTGAATCGGGCACGTCCCCAGAGTCCCCCTCTGAGCCCAGAGATGAGGTTGTTGGGGTTCCACCCCTGAGGCGGGTCCCCGGGCCAGCTGGGGGCTCCTTAGAAGCCAACGGCCCCTGCCCCAGACCCAGCCCCCCTCCAGAGCAGCAGAGTCAGGGGATGACAGCATCTGAGGTGAGGGTGGATGAGGCCAAAGAAGAGGGCATGGTGAAGGTGGTGTGGAAGGGGCTGCGGGCCACAGAGGACTGTGCCATGGGACCCACAGGCCCTGAGCTGGAGGCTAAGGTGGAAGAGATGGTGCTGGAGGCCATTGGGGACAGGCCGGAAGCTGACCACCCAGAGCTCCCATCCTGGGTGAAGACAGACAGGGGAATCGTGGAGGTGGTCTGGGAAGGAGTGGGAGGCAAGGATAGCAATGACGCAGAGGCCATGGGGGAGGTGGGTACAGGCCTGGAGGCTGTGCAGACCAGCTCACCTAGACTCCAGGAGGGACTAGAGGGAGCAGGTTCTGGAGAAGTGGAAAGGGCCCCCAGGGGCAGCCCTGATGGCTATGGTCAGGGGGGCTCTGCAAGAGAGGAGGGGTCCTTCATTTGGGTGGAAAGAGTGACCCTCAGCGAGGAATGGGAGGAGCTGCTGGTGGAGGGCTTGGAAGGGCCAAGGGTgccggggagggagggaggagatgagagtctactgggagcagagagggagggaggagaggaaaccTGGGAGGTAGAGAGGAGACAGGCAGAGGAATCAATGGGCACTGGGAAGAACGGAAGTGAGGAAAAGGCGAGGGCACAGTGGGAAGGAGTGGAGATGTTGCTAGTggtggagaggaaaggaagtgagGAACCCTTGAAGCCAGAGAGGCGAGGTAAGGAAAAAGTGGAGACAGATCCGGAAGGCGGTGAGGAACCATTGTCAGCAGAAAGCAAGGAAGCTGAGGAGCCTTTGAgggcagagagggaaagaagtGAGGAGCCATTGAGAGTAGAGCAAAGTGGAGGTGAGGCAAagctggaggcagagaaggaagttGAGGAACCATTGGGAATAGAAAGCAAGGAAGTTGAGGGATCATTgagggcagagaaggaaagaggtgaGGAAAAGCTCAGTGTGGAAGAGAAGGAAGTTGAGGAACCATTGGTAGTagagaagaaagatgaagaaaggcTAGAGGCAATTGAAGAACCATTGGGGACAGACAGAAAGGAAGGTGAGGGATCACTAATGGTAGAGAGAACAAGAGATGAGGAGCCattggaaggagagaaaaaagaagatgaGGAATCACTGaaggcagagaaaacaggaagTGAAGAGCCATTGGAGGCAGAGAAGACCCAAGGGATCAAGGAAGATGTGAgtccagaagaggagagagagtcaggaggagggaaggaatgtGAGGCAGAGGAGGTGAGTGACGTAGAGGTTCCCCTGGGGGCCAAGGAAGAGCCACAGCCAGAGGAGGAAGGACCACAGCCCCAGGAGAAACAagaaggctccctggaggaggaagCAGTGAAGCCCCAACCCCCTGCTGAGGGCCAGGACCCCTCCGGGGATGCCACGCCCCTCCTGGCAGAGACCCCAGCTCCTGAGCAGCCTGCCGAGTGCCAGCCATTACTTCCAGTGGAGCGGCCCAAGGCCAACCCCAGTGCCCGCCCTATGCCCACCTATGCACCTGCCCAGCAGCCCCAGCCACCTGCTCCTCCTGAGGGCGAAGAGGCGAGTGGCCCTAAGCAAAAAACGTGCCAGTGTTGTGCGGTGATGTGA